TCGGCCGACTGAAACCTCAAGCTCGCCGCATCCATCTGCCGAAGAACTTCATCCAGATGTCCAGGCTTCGGCTGCGCAACCGCAGAAGCTGGAGCGATGACGGAAACAACGGATGACAGGATAAGTGATGCAACAGTACGACGAAATGTGGTCATAAGTCAGGTACTCCCGAAAGTTGGATGCTTTCTGCGCCAGAAGCTAACGGAGAACCCACGCGTTGTAGGCGATGATCTTGCCCTGTACGTCGCGAACGGGTTCGTACCGCTGGATCGACACCTCGCCTGAGATCGGTTCGATCAACCGTAAAATGGCGGCCTGGCGCTCGGCGTCCGTACTGGCGCCGCCCATATCCTCAGCTCGAACCTGATAGATAAAGCGGCTGCTCCCGCCGGCGGTTCCAGCTTCCCGCACCAGCACCTCGCTGGCGTGGAGAGCGACGGTCTCAACAGGTTTGTCTTTGAAGTCGATCAAGTGGGGTGAGACAAACATGAAGACGAGAATGGCAGTCACCATGACGTCATAGTGAAAGCTACCCCGTTCGTAGGCCCAGAAGATGTAGTTACGAATCAGTTTGAACATGTCTTAGCTCCAGCCTTGCTGCTTGCCGATCACCGTATCGCCGTTCATATAGGGTATCAACACGTCCGGGACTCTTACGGTGCCGTCCGATTGCTGATAGTTCTCCAGAATCGCAAGGTAGGTGCGTCCTACAGCGAGTCCGCTGCCGTTGAGGGTATGAAGGAACTCGCTCTTCTTTGCTTTGGCCGGGCGGTAGCGAATATTCGCCCTGCGGGCTTGGAAGGTCTCGAAGTTCGAGCACGAGGATATCTCGCGATAGAGTTGCTGGCCGGGCAACCACACCTCGAGGTCATAGGTCTTAGCAGCAGAAAAGCCCATATCGCCTGTGCAGAGCAGCATTCGCCGGTAAGGGAGGCCGAGGCGCTCAAGCACTGTCTCAGCATGGCGTGTGAGTCGTTCGTGCTCGGAGTTGGAGTCTTCTGGACGTACGAACTTCACCAACTCGACCTTCTGGAACTGATGCTGGCGGATCATGCCACGAACATCTTTGCCGTAGGAGCCTGCTTCGGAGCGGAAACAAGGGGTATAGGCGCAGAAAGATATTGGAAGCTGCGATTCGTCGAGCGTCTCTTCGCGAAATAGGTTCGTGACCGGGACCTCAGCGGTGGGAATGAGCCAATGATCGTTCTCCTGGTAAACCCCGGGCTGGTAGGTACCTTTGTCGTCGCAATGGAAGAGATCTTCGTCAAACTTGGGCAGTTGGCCCGTGCCAAAGAGCGACTTAGAGTTGACCATGTACGGTGGCAGGACTTCTGTATAGCCGTGCTCGCCTGTATGAAGGTCGATCATAAAGTTGGCGAGGGCGCGTTCAAGCCGGGCTCCCTGGCCGAATTGGACAACAAAACGGGAGCCTGAGATTTTGGCAGCGCGGCCAAAGTCGAGAATGCCTAGCGTTTCGCCTAGATCCCAGTGAGGTTTCGCCATAAAATCGAAGGTTGTTTTCTCGCCCCAGACCTTCTCTTGTCGGTTGTCGTCGGCGGATCGCCCAATGGGAACGCCATCCTGGGATAAGTTGGGTAGGGCCTGCAGTATCTCTTTCAAACGCTCGTCGGAGGCCGCTGCGGCGGACTCGAGCGACTCCGCTTCAGACTTCAGGGTGCGAGTCTGTTCGGTCTGTGCGGTCGTATCTGCGCCTTCACGTCTGAGCTTCGCAATCTCTTCCGTTAGCTTGTTTCGCTGGGCCTTCAGCGTCTCCACTCGAGTGATAGCCTCGCGGCGCTCGCGGTCGATTTCAACAAAGTTACGGAGTGCAATTGCGGGATCTATCTCCCGGTTACGCAACTTTTCTTCTACTAGGGCCAAATTAGCCCGCACAAATGCAAGGTCAATCATCACCTCACATTTTAGCGTCTTCCCGCCATGCAAACTTGCGATATCACCGATACCTCCATTTCTTTGGATCGATGGCGAGCAATAAGTTACCGCTACACTAGTTAGGTATGGGAATGGAATCGGGACAGTGAGCGCGACTGCACGAGCCAAAGGTCCGGACATGCGGGTGACCGTCGCCGGTGTTGAGTTTAGCTCGCCGGTGATTGCGGCAAGCGGAACGTTCGGTTATGGGATCGAGTTTGAAGATATTGTTTCTCTGGATCGCATCGGAGGGTTCGTCACGAAAGGGCTCTCGCGCGAGCCGATGGCTGGCAACCCGGCTCCGAGAATCATAGAGACCGCCGCCGGGATGATGAATGCGATTGGGCTGCAGAACATGGGGGTTCGCGCTTTTATCGCCGAAAAACTTCCCAAACTGAGGAAGATCACTGGCACGGTCATTATCGCGAACGTCTTCGGGTTCACCATTGAGGATTGCGTCGAGGTGATTCAAGCTTTGAACGATGCCCCCGGTGTAGCGATGTATGAGCTGAATGCGAGTTGCCCCAATACCAGCCATGGGGGAATGGTCTTCGGGACCGATCCGCCGCAGCTTTGGGAGTTGGTGGCCCGATGCAAGGCGGCGGCTCGCAGGCCTCTGATGGTTAAGCTTTCACCTAATGTTACTGATATTGGATTGATGGCGCGCGTTGCAGCGGACGGTGGCGCTGACGCGGTCTCACTGGTCAACACCTTCGTCTCTTTGGCGATTGATGTGGAGACGCGCCGGCCTCGTATCGCCAACATTACCGGAGGACTCTCCGGCCCCGCGATCAAGCCCATTGCAGTGCGGATGGTGCATGAGGTTTCGAGGAATGTGACGATCCCTATCGTTGGCATGGGAGGGGTTGTTCGGGCCGAGGACGCGGTGGAGTTCATGATGGCGGGGGCGACTGCCGTGCAGGTTGGGACGGCAAGCTACGCCGATCCGCGCGCCGTCGAGAATGTTGCGAATGGGTTGAAGCGCTGGTGTGTCACGCACCAGGTTCCGCACGTAAGCTCGCTGACTGGTTCGGCTCTGTTGTGACGAAGTGTTGTCGCTTGCTGGCTTTAGAATAGTCAGGTGATGATTGAACACGACGTTGCCTCCTCAACTGCTCCGACCGATCTTCGGCAGATCCGCCGCGCTCTACTCTCTGTAACCGACAAGACAGGACTTGTTGATTTTGCTCGAGTTCTTGCATCGTTCGGCGTGGACCTAGTTTCAACAGGGGGGACCGCCCGCGCGCTGCGAGAGGCCGGTCTCCCTGTGCGCGATATTAGCGACCTGACCGGATTTCCCGAGATGCTCGATGGCCGTGTGAAGACTCTTCACCCGAAGGTGCATGGCGGAATCCTGCATATTCGTGATAACGCGGAACATATGGCTTCGGTTGCTGAGCACCAGATAGAACCGATCGATATGGTGGTGGTGAACTTGTACGCATTCGGGAACACGGCGAATCGTCCGGGTGTTGCTTTCGCGGACGTGATCGAAAATATCGATATCGGTGGACCTTCGATGGTTCGGTCGGCGGCGAAAAACTTTGCGGACGTCGCGATTGTGACCTCTGTTGCGGACTACTCTCGATTGGCGGATGAGATGGCGGCGAACTCGGGCGGTCTGAGTCACGCGACACGCTGGAGGCTCGCCAAGACGGCCTTTGCGGTCACCGCAGCATACGATGCAGGTATAGCGACGGCGCTGGAGAACATCGAAACTCCGAGCGGGAAGGCTATTTTTTTGCAGGAGCAGTTGCCTTCAACTGTTCGGGTCAATGATCCGCTTCTCAAATCGCTTCGCTATGGAGAGAATCCGCACCAGAAGGCTGCGCTCTATACAGACGGCAGCGAAAAGGGTGTGGCGAACGCCAGGCAGCTTCAGGGGAAGGAACTCAGCTACAACAACATTGTGGATCTGGACGCCTGCTGGGAGTTGGTAAGCGAGTTCGATGAGCCGGCTGTGGTCATCATCAAACACACCAACCCTTGTGGTGCTTCGACCGGAGCCACGGTCGCCGAGGCCTATCGGCGAGCACTCGAGGCCGATCCGGTGTCGGCCTTTGGCGGAGTGATTGGGATCAACCGCGAGGTGGATGCCGCAGCGGCTGAGGAGATTGCGAAGCTATTCGTCGAGGCTATCGTCGCGCCCTCGTTCACCAGTGAGGCGCTGGAACGTTTTGGGACGAAAAAGAATCTCAGGCTCCTCGAGATTTCGCCTGTCGATATTCCACGCGTCTTGAAGCAGGTTTCAGGTGGGATGCTGGTGCAGGATGCCGACCGGTTGCGGATCAGCGAGGGGGAGCTCCAGATCGTGTCCAAACGAACGCCCACTGCGGAGGAGCTGCGTGCTCTGCTCTTTGCCTGGGGAGTATGCAAACACGTCAAATCGAACGCGATCGTCTACGCTCGTTTCAGCGGGGGACATGGCCAGACGGTAGGCATCGGGGCGGGCCAGATGAGCCGGGTGGATGCGGCACGCTTCGGCGCAATGAAAGCCGTACTGCCGCTAAAGGGCATTGTTGCAGCCTCCGACGCATTTTTCCCCTTCGCGGATGGCCTGGAAGTTGTAGCGCAAGCTGGTGCTACAGCGGTGATTCAGCCTGGGGGGTCGGTGCGGGATGCCGAGGTGATCGAGGCTGCGGACCGGCTGGGCGTGGCGATGGCATTTACAGGCGTCAGGCACTTCCGGCACGGATAATCTTCCGGATTTGCGCCAATGACGGATATAATCACGGCCATGCTGCGCAAACGGCTGGTCTGGGCCACCTGCATCCAATCCGCAGGCGCCATCGTCTAACCAGTGTCCAGGAGCATAGCATCGACTTCCATTCCGTCGGCACAGGAAACTACAACATGACACTTCTTTTACGTGCCTCTTCTCTTCGCCATCTCCGGCTGATTCCCGCTGCGGCGCTTTTTTTTGTTGCACACACGATGATTGCTCAGGCTCCAGGCGCTGCGAAGGGTTTGGTAGCAGCTTCGGTTCAACCTGATCGCGCGTCTTCGTACTACCACTATGGGTTGGCGCGGCTTTACGAAGATATGGCGGTGAACGCGGGGCGGTCGGACTATGCAACCCAGGCGGTGGAGCAATACAAGCTGGCTTTGGATGCCGACCCGAACTCGCGCCTTCTGCAGGATGGTCTGGCCGACCTTTACTTCAAGATCGGCCGCATTCGTGAGGCAGTGACGGCTGCGCAGGACCAGGTGACCAAGAACCCTGATGATATTGAAGCCCATACCTTGCTGGGAAAGGTCTATCTGCGTTCGCTTGGAGACATGCAAAGCTCTCAGTCCGGACAGATGCTTCAACTCGCGATTACAGAGTACGAAAAGCTTGCACAACTGAAGCCGAATGACGTGGAGACGCATCTTTTACTGGGCCAGCTGTATGGACTGAATCACGACTCGGGGAAGGCAGAGGCTCAGTTCAAGGCCGCTCAGGGGATAGACGCCAATTCGGAGGAGGTCGCGCTCAATATGGCGCGGCTCTACAGCGAACAGGGAGATCCGAAGCGCGCGGCCGAGGTTCTCAGCGCCATTCCGGTCGACGATCGATCGCCGCGCGTCGAGTTCGCGTTAGGTGCGAGCTACGAGCAACTGAAGAGGAATAGGGACGCGATCGCTGCTTATCATCGGGCTCTGGATGCTGAGCCCGATAACCTGGATACAGAGCGCGGTCTTGCCAATGCCTTGCTTGGCGATGGTCAACTGGATGAGGCGCTGAAGGTATTGAATGGCATTGTTGCGGCTGAGCCGCAAGATGCTCAGTCTCAGATCCATATCTCCGAGATTGAGCGGAGACAAGGGCATTACGACGAAGCGCTGAAGACGCTGGATAAGGCGAAGCCGCTGGCTCCTGAATCGCTGGAGCTTACTTACAATGAGGCTCTTATCTACGACTCGCTGGGTCGTTACGACGATGCGATTGGTGTGTTGACCAAGCTGGTGGCTGACTCTGCTCATCCGGATGGAAAGTACACCGATGGAGAGAAGGCCAATCGCTCGATCTTCCTGGATCGGCTCGCGATCATCTATCGCGAGGAGAACAAGACTGCAGATGCAGTTGCTGCTTACAAGCAGATGGCGTCGCTTGGCGGTGACTACGTCAAGAGTGGCTATCAAGGCCAGATCGATGCCTATCGCGATGCTCATCAGTGGAAGGAAGCTACTGCGACTGCCGCTGAGATCGCGAAGCTGATGCCGAACGATCATGGGATTCAGCTGATGTATGCTGGTCAGCTCGCCGATACAGGCGCAGTCGATCAGGGGATTGCGCTGGCGAATGCGCAGTTGGCGGCGACGAAGGGAACTCCGGACGAGCGTGACTCTCATCTGGCTTTGGCGCAGATTTACACTCGGCTGAAGCGCTATCAGGAGGCTTCTGCAGAGCTTACGAGCTCTGACGCGCTCGCTACAAAGCCTGACGAGAGGCTCTACGTGGCGTTTCTGCGCGGCGCGCTTTATGACCGGCAGAAACAGTACGATCTGGCCGAAGCGGAGTTTCGCAAGGCGCTTGCGATTGATCCGCAGAACGCGACCGTTCTCAACTATCTTGGTTACATGCTGGCTGATCGCGGCGTTCGACTTCCGGAGGCGCTGACGCTGATCCGCAAGGCGGTTGAGCTCGATCCTCAGAATGGCGCGTTCTTGGATTCTCTCGGTTGGGCTTACTACAAATCCGGTCAATATGCTCTGGCAGAAGAAAATCTGCGCAAGGCGAACGAGCGGATCAACACCGATCCCACGGTTCACGATCATCTTGGCGAGGTCTATGAGAAGACCGGGAACCTGAAGATGGCGGTGGCGCAGTGGGAGCGCTCGATGACCGAGTATGCTCGTTCGCTGTCAGCGGATGCCGATCCTGCGGATGTTGCGAAGGTTCAGCACAAGCTTGAGAACGCGCGGGTGAAGCTGGCGAAGGTCGGAAACGTCTTGGTCAAATAGCAAGATCGTCACACAGCGGTAAGGGTTTGAGGCTCCTCGAGTAATTTTGAGGAGCCTCTGCCGTTTACACTAGAGCTGACTATGGCAATCGATCTTCACAGTTGCGCGGTCGTCGCCGATCCGGGCGATCTGCTGCTGACGCGTGTGTACCCGGCACCGTTTCGGCCTTCCCGGACTCCGTTTCAGCGGGACCGGGAGCGGATTGTGCAGGCCCGCGCCTTCCGGCGCCTGGCGGGGAAGACGCAGGTCTTTACCAGCCGCGCCTCGGACCACTTTCGCAGCCGGTTGACCCACACCATCGAGGTGGCGCAGATTGCGCGGGCGGCGGCTGCGGCGCTTGGTCTGCAGGAGGATCTGGCCGAGACGCTGGCGCTGGTTCATGACATTGGACATCCGCCGTTTGGGCACGCCGGGGAGCGGGCGCTGGATCAGTGCCTGAAGAGGCATGGACGCGGCTTTGATCACAACATCCACGCTCTGCGCATCGTCGACCACTTCGAGCAGCGCTACGCGGCGCATCGCGGGCTGAACCTTACGCTGGGAGTTCGCGAGGGGATCATCAAGCACTCGCGGGACTACAGTATCGAGAAGCATCCGGATCTGACCGGCCTGCTGCTGGATCAGCGACCGCCGCTGGAGGCGCAGCTGATCGATCTCGCCGACGAGATCGCCTATCTTACGGCGGATCTTGACGATGGGGTCGAGTCCGGTCTGCTTGAGGTGAGCCATATTTGTGAGCATGTGGAGATTGTTGCGCGTTGCTACAAGACAGTGGAACGCGAACATGCCGGGGTCGATGAGAAGTTTCTGTTCAACGAGGCGCTGCAGTTGATGCAGAACGTTCTGACCGACGACCTGATTGAAAATACGGCGCGGAACACGATGGCCATCGGTGCTGAGTCGCTGGCCGATGTGCGGAGACATCCGAGCCGGCTGGCGCTGTTTTCGCCGAAGGTGGAGGCGGAGCGTCTGCAGGAGAAGCGGTATCTCTATGACGCACTTTATACCTGCCCGGAGCTCGAGCATGAGCACGACAAGGCGGAAGAGGTGGTGACGGCGCTGTTCGACTACTGGATCAACGATCCGGAGGAGCTGCCGGTGAACCACTTCGAGTCGGTGGAGAACCAGGGTCTGGCTCGCGTGGTGGCGGATTACATCGCCGGGATGACGGACAGCTTCATCTTGCTGCAGTATGCGCAGATCAAACGGGCTGTTCGCCGATAGAGTAGCGGGCGAACGATTCGGAATGCTCGTCGGGCAAATGATACTGATTGCTCGTCGATGACTGAATAAAAGTGAACAGCCGCATTCGCGAGGCTGTACACTTTCAGCCAAATGAGCTTCAGCCCAGCCAATATTACGGCGCTTGTGATTGCTGCCAGCTTTGCGGCTGGCCTGAATATCTATGCCACCGTGCTGACGCTTGGGATTCTTGCGCGTACGCACTGGGTGGCGCTGCCTCCTGGTCTGGACTCGCTGGGGCACACCTGGGTGCTGGTGGTGTGCGGGATTATGTTCGCGATCGAGTTTGTGGCGGACAAGATTCCTGCTTTCGATATGATCTGGAACGCGTTGCATACGGTGGTGCGAATTCCTATCGCTGCGCTGGTGGCGTATCACGCGAGTTCGCAGTTGTCTCCGCAGATGCAGGTGCTGGCTACGGCGATTGGAGCTGCGGTCGCGCTGGCGGCGCATGGATCGAAGACGGCTCTGCGGGCTGCGGTGACGCCTAGTCCGGAGCCGGTATCGAATATCGCGTTGAGCTCGACCGAGGATGTAGCGGCGGTGGGGCTGACGTGGTTTGCGACGCATCACCCGTTGATTGCTGCTTCGATCGCGGTGGTCCTGCTGGTAGCGGCTCTGCTGGCTGCCAGGGCGTTACTGCGAGCGATCCAAAGACCACTACGGCGTCTGTTCGGTACTGATCTGGAAGAAGTTAGGAGTCCGGCTGAGCGGCTGCCCTAGATGGGGGGTACCCCCCCTATTGCCCGCGCGTAAATTCCTTATTATCATGGTTTTACGGCTGATATAGACCTGTAAATATGTCATTCCAAAAGGGTTGCGTCCAGATACGTGCAAACAAACGGGTTATGCGGCTTAAAGTGAAAAACCCAGCTTTTGGCTGGGGTTTTCTTTGCTCTATTTCTAGTATAGCGCGCCGGGGCTAACTTGTACGCCACACGTATGTCTTTCCGAATGAATGGTTTGGGTAGTTTAGGGGCTTGACAGGTTATTTTGCCTTTTTCTAGCGAGGTTTTCCTGCGGCTCGCCTTGCGTTTGTCAGGAGATTGAGGACGGAAAGAGCGTTTCGCGCTACCTTTCCACTTGATAACATTTCGTAAAGTTTGAGGGACACCGCGTTGAGCTTTGTACTGCTGATGATTTTTGCCGCGTCAATTCCAGCAACAACTATGGTTCCCGCCCAGCAGGTTTCGCCAGACGCTGGAGGCCTTCAGCGCCACTACGCAGATGGAATGGTTTCCCATTATTTGATGACGGGTGACAACGATGGCTGGAAGTACACCATTCGAGCCGCCGACAGCGTGAAGCGCGATACAAACGGTCGCTTCTATGAGGAGATCGGTTGGTCGGACCTCACCTCGAATACGCAGCAGACGCTCACACCTGCAAGCCTGGCGATGCGGCAAACCATTTCTCTGGATGACGCCGCTACATACCTGAAGGTGCCGAACCTTGCGAACGTTCAACCGCTCCTGATTGGGCCCATCACCGATACCCTGACCTTCTATAGCGATCTTCTATTAGCCATCAGAGCGAAGCTGGCGCGGCCCGGACAGACGGCCTATGTTTCGCGCACCACTCCCAATTCCTGGGCCGACGGACAGCGTGTCCTACTCGGCCAAGACGTGGTTGATTTTTCCCTTTCCGTGGAATCCTCAGACGCAGCCGGGCATACTAAGACTTTGCTTATCCAGCACGTACCTCCCCCTGAACTTCACGTTCAGCAACCTGGGAAGTGGATGCAAGCGCCAACGTCGGCTAAGCCGAACAACTTCGTCCAGGTCTCCAGAGAGAGTGAAGGATTCAGCGCAGAGACCGGCACGGAGACCTTTGACGTGAGACTCGTTGTGGACACCCGTGATGGCCGGATAGTATCAGCGGCGATACACAACCCTGTCGTACTTAGAGTTCGCACTTGCACAGATCGTGAGCTCACGCAGTGTGGATCAGAAACGACAAAGACAATCCTCCGAGAGATTACTTTGAAGCTTGTCCCGTAGCCTGCAAGGCAGCCCGGTGCTGCGCGGCCGCATAGCGGGGGCGATTCACGGGCTAGGCTGCCGGTTCCTCGCGGAATTACCGGCATTTCAGACATTGAGCTGCTAGCGTGCCCTGAGCGGCGTAGTGGTGGGCAACTGGATTTCGTAGAGTTTGGCGGGGTCGAGATAGCTGCCTTGCCAACGGACGCCCAGGTGAAGGTGGGGGCCGGTGGCGCGTCCGGAGGCGCCGCTGAGGGCGATGATCTGGCCTCGGCGGACGCGGCGGCCTGCGGAAACTTCAATCTTTGAGAGATGCATGTAGACGCTCATGAGGCCGAGGCCATGGTCGATGATGACGCAGCCTCCTTCAAAGTAGAGAGGACGTGCGAGAACGACGCGGCCGGAGTTGATGGCGGCTACGGGGGTGTGGAGTTTGGCGTGATAGTCGAGGCCGCGGTGGACGCTGGCGACCTTGCCGTTGAAGAGGCGCTGATTGCCGAAGGAGTCGGACTGGGGCGCGAGGCGGAGGGGTGGGAGGAAGTTGCCGGTCCATAGCGGCTTCGCGGCTGAGGTGGCGAAGGCTTTGTCTTTGACGATCTTGTCGGCGGCGATCTGGCGGAGTGATTTGGGGTCGGGTTGAACGAACTTGTCGGGGACGGTGAGGGGAACCTGCAGGTAGGGTGCGGTCTCGATGGTGAGTTGCTGGTGCAGGGTCTGATGGGTTTTATCTTTGAGGTCTGCCTCGATGGTGAGTGGGTAGTTGCCGGGGGTGAGTTCTACATCGACACCGGCTAGTGCGTACCAGGTGTGGCGATCGGAGTTTGGGAAGAAGGAGATCTGGTGAGACTGCCAGTTGCCGGTGACGGAGAGGGCCGGGTTCGGCAGGGAGACGGTGATGAGGAAGGGTGAGCCGTTGCTGAGTTGTGAGGGGGCGATGAGGATGGAGTCATCGAGTGTGAGGCTGCATCGCGCGGGATGCGCTGCGAAGAAAGCTACTGCGGTGAGTAGAAAGGCTCGCAGGAGAGTTCTGTTCGTGAGAGAGGGCATGAGGACAGAGTGTCTGACGGAAACAGGTGCCGGTGCCACGGCTTCAGCGGACGTTGCTTGCAAGCCACTCTGCGTAGCGCGGCTGCTTTTGTTCGATGTTGGCGCGATTGAACGGAGGACGGTCGGCATGGCCGCAGAGATAGGTACTTGCAGTCATGGCGAAGAACTCACCGACATTTTTGAGCATGTAGGCCTGAGGAGGCCAGAGGTCCGCGGTCTTCGCCCGCTCGTAGAACCTCAGAACATCTGGATTCTGGCGGCCCTTGGGCAGGCGGTCATTCTGAAAGGCGTGCATGAACTCGTGCAGCAGGATGGGGCGGTTATCCTGTTGCGGACGCAGCGAGACGAAGACACCTTTCTGGCCGAAGTGGCCTCCACCGCCGTGCTCGCCTTCTCCTACGGAGACGTGCACGGTGAAGCCGCGAAGAAACTGCTTGGTCGGTTCGGTCAGCGGGGTCGACTCAACCAGGTCGGTCTGTTGCTGGATAGCGGCCAACAGCGCCGGCTTCTCCGGGATAGCCTCGATCTCCTGGATATCGAAACGGTAGCCTCGGTAGGAGAAAGTTTTACCCTTCTCTTGACCCTGCACGGCGGGTGCCGGATCTGCAGTCTGGGCAGGGGAGGACGGTGTGAAACAGAGGTAGAGGATGGCAGACAGCAAGAGAAGCACTGTACGAGGTCTGCTGAAAAACGAAGAGGGATTCCTCATGTCTCCCTCATCATATGCCTGATAGGTAAAAGCCTGCGAGGCGGATGCTACGAAAGCAAACCCAAGGGGCTAAACCCCGCGTCGTTGGCGGGTCTGATTGCCGAGGCTAAAGCCTTGGCTTACCTAGAAGCAAAAGCTGTTTTTCGAACTTTCAAGAGGACAATCTCATCAGACTTCCTTAGAGGGTTTGCGACTGGCGAAGGCGAGGACCAGCGCGGTGATATTCTAGCCAAAATCAGTAGGAATGAGGCCTCAGTTTTTCATGTCAAACCAGAACACTCCCCAGAGCACTCCGAAGTTCGATCCGTCCGTTGAACCTATTGAAGCCGTTGAGTCTATCGAATCTTTCGACGCGATTCTGTCGGAGTATGAACAGACGCACTCGCGCCGCTCGGGTGAGGGTGGCAAGCAGATAGCGGGAACGGTGGTTGCGGTGTCGGCTGATTCGGTGTTTGTGGATATTGGGTACAAGACGGAGGGTGTGTTGCCGCTGTCTCTGTTTGAGAGTGCGGGAGAGACGGTGGAGCCGGGCGGCAAGCTGCTGGTTTCGGTGAAGGGGCGCAACGAAGAGGGGTACTACGAGCTGTCGCGGATGCGGGTGGAGCTGCCGAAGGACTGGAGCGCGCTGGAGCAGGCGTTTGCGGAGAAGACGGTGATTGCGGGGACGGTGACAGGCGTGGTGAAGGGCGGCCTGACGGTGGATGTTGGGGTGAGGGCGTTTATGCCGGGGTCGCGAAGTGGGGCGCGCGATGCGGCGGAGATGGAGAAGCTGGTGGGGCAGGAGATTCGCTGCCGGATCATCAAGCTGGATGTGGCGGAGGATCTGGTTGTGGATCGGCGGACGGTGGCGGAGGAGGAAGATCGTTCGACCAAAGAGCGGCGGTTTGGGGAGATCAACGAGGGCGACGTGGTTTCGGGGACGGTGCGCAGTTTGACGGACTATGGCGCGTTTGTCGACATCGGTGGAGTGGATGGGTTGTTGCACATCAGCGACATTGCGTGGGCTCGGGTGGAGAAGCCAGCGGATGTGTTGACGGTGGGGCAGCAGATTGAGGCGAAGGTATTGAAGGTGGAGGCAGCGGGGAAGAGGATCGCGCTGGGGATGAAGCAGTTGATGGCGCATCCTTGGGATGCGGTGGCGGGGAGGTATGTTGCGGGAGAGCGGGTGCGGGGTGCGGTGACGCGGGTGACGGACTTTGGTGCGTTTGTGGAGTTGGAGCCAGGCGTTGAGGGGATGGTGCACGTCTCGGAGATGTCGTGGGTGAAGAAGGTGAGGAAGCCGGGTGACCTGGTGAA
The nucleotide sequence above comes from Tunturibacter empetritectus. Encoded proteins:
- a CDS encoding S1 RNA-binding domain-containing protein: MSNQNTPQSTPKFDPSVEPIEAVESIESFDAILSEYEQTHSRRSGEGGKQIAGTVVAVSADSVFVDIGYKTEGVLPLSLFESAGETVEPGGKLLVSVKGRNEEGYYELSRMRVELPKDWSALEQAFAEKTVIAGTVTGVVKGGLTVDVGVRAFMPGSRSGARDAAEMEKLVGQEIRCRIIKLDVAEDLVVDRRTVAEEEDRSTKERRFGEINEGDVVSGTVRSLTDYGAFVDIGGVDGLLHISDIAWARVEKPADVLTVGQQIEAKVLKVEAAGKRIALGMKQLMAHPWDAVAGRYVAGERVRGAVTRVTDFGAFVELEPGVEGMVHVSEMSWVKKVRKPGDLVKPGDVVEVMILGVSVPERRMSLGLKQTLGDPWVDAAERFMVGSQVEGPVVSFTKFGAFVQLTEGVEGMIHVSEISAEKRVERPQDVLRAGQVVKAKVLDFDREKRQIRLSMKQLVPTGLEEYIAEHNEGDVVTGRLIEVAGEQGTVELGEGIRVRAWLMAEAAAKEEAKPGAVDLSSLGSMLASRWKNGPSAAEAKAEPVRAGQIRSFRITLLDREAKKVEVQLV
- a CDS encoding M23 family metallopeptidase, with amino-acid sequence MPSLTNRTLLRAFLLTAVAFFAAHPARCSLTLDDSILIAPSQLSNGSPFLITVSLPNPALSVTGNWQSHQISFFPNSDRHTWYALAGVDVELTPGNYPLTIEADLKDKTHQTLHQQLTIETAPYLQVPLTVPDKFVQPDPKSLRQIAADKIVKDKAFATSAAKPLWTGNFLPPLRLAPQSDSFGNQRLFNGKVASVHRGLDYHAKLHTPVAAINSGRVVLARPLYFEGGCVIIDHGLGLMSVYMHLSKIEVSAGRRVRRGQIIALSGASGRATGPHLHLGVRWQGSYLDPAKLYEIQLPTTTPLRAR